One window of the Sphaerochaeta associata genome contains the following:
- a CDS encoding ABC transporter ATP-binding protein, giving the protein MKTTTEELIRIENLTVQYETDDAVVHALNAVSLFMRKGETLGLVGETGAGKTTLARSILRLIPSPPGVIKSGKIFFDGMDLLSLSENQMRAIRGNSISMIFQDPMTSLNPVMSVGDQIMEVVEAHNKELSKAEMEKQALSMLEMVGIPSSRSHEYPHQFSGGMKQRVIIAIALACNPTLLIADEPTTALDVTIQAQVLDMITALKTRLNTAMLLITHDLGVVAQNCDRVAILYAGQIIELGTLSDIFKRPTHPYTKGLLGSIPSLTKEVRRLSPIKGMMPDPTDLPPGCKFAPRCQFATDICRQAVPPSYQISDTHQVRCVLANAEVHNG; this is encoded by the coding sequence ATGAAGACTACTACCGAAGAGCTGATACGCATTGAAAATCTCACCGTTCAGTATGAAACCGATGACGCGGTGGTCCATGCGCTCAACGCCGTCTCGCTTTTCATGAGAAAAGGAGAGACGCTGGGCCTGGTTGGAGAGACCGGAGCCGGCAAGACCACCCTCGCACGAAGCATCCTGCGTCTGATTCCCTCCCCTCCGGGCGTCATTAAATCCGGCAAAATTTTCTTTGACGGCATGGACCTGCTCAGTTTGAGCGAGAACCAGATGCGCGCCATTCGAGGCAACAGCATCTCCATGATTTTCCAAGATCCCATGACCAGTTTGAATCCTGTGATGAGCGTCGGGGACCAGATCATGGAGGTTGTGGAGGCCCACAACAAGGAATTGAGTAAAGCTGAGATGGAAAAGCAGGCACTTTCCATGCTGGAGATGGTCGGTATTCCTTCATCAAGAAGCCATGAATATCCTCATCAGTTCTCAGGGGGAATGAAGCAGCGGGTCATCATCGCCATCGCCCTCGCATGCAATCCCACCCTGCTGATCGCCGACGAGCCGACCACCGCCTTGGATGTAACCATCCAGGCCCAGGTTCTCGATATGATCACAGCCCTCAAGACCCGGCTGAATACTGCAATGCTGCTCATCACCCACGACCTCGGGGTGGTGGCGCAGAATTGCGACCGCGTTGCAATCCTGTATGCCGGGCAGATCATCGAACTGGGTACGCTCAGCGATATTTTCAAACGCCCCACCCACCCCTACACCAAGGGGTTGCTCGGTTCCATTCCCTCTCTGACCAAGGAAGTAAGGCGGCTCAGTCCGATCAAGGGCATGATGCCAGACCCGACCGACCTGCCGCCGGGATGCAAGTTTGCACCCCGCTGCCAATTTGCAACGGACATCTGCAGACAGGCTGTCCCGCCATCCTATCAGATCAGCGACACTCATCAAGTGCGCTGCGTCCTTGCCAATGCGGAGGTGCACAATGGCTGA
- a CDS encoding ABC transporter permease, translated as MKTSDARKQRTLAAETWRRFRKNKLALAGMIVLITLVLIALSTIVIDLVTDNAIYNNYVIKQNLRLRLQGPSKAHLFGLDEFGRDVLMRMLWAVRYSLFMGTIAIALSTVVGVVLGSIAGYYGKVTDNIIMRFMDVLLAIPSMLLATAIVAALGTSLTNVLIAIAISYVPTFARTVRASVLTIKDQEFIEAARAMGASDFRIIFKYILPNSMAPLIVQSTLGVAGAILSIAGLSFLGLGIQPPTPEWGSMLSSARSYIREGWHITVIPGLGIMITILALNVMGDGLRDALDPRLKN; from the coding sequence ATGAAGACATCGGATGCCAGGAAACAACGCACCCTTGCAGCAGAGACCTGGAGACGTTTCAGGAAAAACAAGCTGGCACTTGCCGGCATGATCGTCCTGATCACCCTGGTGCTTATCGCCCTGAGCACCATAGTAATCGACTTGGTCACCGACAATGCCATTTACAACAACTATGTAATCAAGCAAAACCTTCGACTCAGGCTGCAGGGCCCGAGCAAGGCCCATTTATTCGGCCTCGATGAGTTCGGCCGTGACGTACTCATGCGAATGCTCTGGGCGGTGCGATACTCCCTGTTCATGGGAACCATCGCCATCGCACTGTCGACAGTCGTCGGGGTCGTTCTCGGTTCGATCGCCGGCTACTACGGCAAGGTTACCGACAACATCATCATGCGCTTCATGGATGTGCTGCTCGCCATTCCTTCCATGTTGCTGGCAACCGCCATCGTCGCCGCCTTGGGCACCAGCCTGACCAATGTCCTGATAGCAATCGCCATCAGCTATGTACCCACCTTCGCCCGCACGGTCCGCGCCTCGGTGCTGACCATCAAGGACCAGGAGTTCATCGAGGCAGCACGTGCAATGGGTGCCAGTGATTTCCGCATCATTTTCAAATACATTCTCCCCAACTCGATGGCCCCGCTCATCGTACAGTCAACATTGGGAGTCGCCGGTGCGATTTTATCCATTGCAGGGCTTTCCTTCCTTGGCTTGGGCATACAGCCGCCGACCCCCGAATGGGGTTCGATGCTCTCCTCGGCAAGGTCCTACATCCGGGAAGGCTGGCATATAACCGTAATTCCAGGGTTGGGAATCATGATCACCATCCTCGCACTCAACGTCATGGGTGATGGATTGCGCGACGCCCTCGATCCACGATTGAAGAATTAG